In Candidatus Woesearchaeota archaeon, one genomic interval encodes:
- a CDS encoding acylneuraminate cytidylyltransferase family protein codes for MNILITICARGGSKGVKGKNFRKIAGKPLMAYTIETAKKWGKAKRIVCSTDSQKIADIAKKYGAETPFMRPDYLATDTAGKVPVIRHALIESEKIFGERFDIIVDLDVTSPVRTVKDLDKAFKIFMEKKPDVLFSVVKARKNPYFNMIELNKEGFAELSKKLERNILRRQDAPKVYEANASIYFYSRDFLLNEKYNTILSSKRAMVYVMDSANSIDIDNELDFRFIEFLLNKKVISI; via the coding sequence ATGAATATTTTGATTACAATCTGTGCAAGAGGAGGCTCCAAGGGAGTGAAAGGCAAGAATTTCAGGAAAATAGCGGGCAAACCGCTAATGGCTTACACTATTGAAACAGCGAAAAAATGGGGAAAAGCAAAAAGGATAGTGTGTTCCACAGATTCTCAGAAAATTGCAGATATTGCAAAAAAATATGGTGCAGAAACGCCTTTTATGAGACCTGACTACTTGGCAACGGATACAGCAGGAAAAGTTCCTGTAATAAGGCATGCGTTGATTGAATCTGAAAAAATTTTTGGGGAAAGATTTGATATCATCGTTGACCTTGATGTAACCAGCCCTGTCAGAACAGTTAAGGATTTGGATAAGGCTTTTAAAATTTTTATGGAAAAAAAACCAGATGTTTTATTCTCTGTGGTTAAAGCAAGGAAGAATCCCTATTTCAATATGATTGAGCTAAATAAGGAAGGATTCGCAGAATTGTCAAAAAAACTTGAGAGAAATATTTTAAGAAGACAGGATGCACCAAAAGTGTATGAAGCAAATGCTTCAATATATTTTTACAGCAGAGATTTCCTGCTTAACGAAAAGTACAATACAATACTTTCTTCAAAAAGAGCAATGGTTTATGTTATGGATAGTGCCAACAGCATTGACATAGATAATGAGCTTGATTTTAGATTCATCGAATTTTTGCTAAATAAAAAGGTGATATCAATATGA
- a CDS encoding adenylyltransferase/cytidyltransferase family protein, producing the protein MVLITDRIVKWLASSNFLKAKKNKIAKEGMKLPANRPKIVYTGGTFDLYHSGHANFLRQCRIIAGENGKVVVSLNPDEFIKKFKGKAPIMTYDERKAMLESVSYVDRVIPNSGGEDSKPAILSVMPTFIVIGSDWAKKDYYKQMKFTQKWLDEHGIILVYVPYTEGISSTELKRRLTEYMKESDRK; encoded by the coding sequence GTGGTTTTAATTACAGACAGGATTGTCAAATGGCTGGCGAGCTCAAATTTCTTAAAAGCCAAAAAAAATAAAATTGCAAAAGAGGGGATGAAATTGCCTGCAAATAGACCAAAAATAGTTTATACCGGCGGAACATTTGACTTGTATCATTCAGGGCATGCAAACTTTCTCAGGCAGTGCAGAATCATTGCAGGGGAAAACGGAAAGGTTGTGGTTTCCCTGAATCCGGATGAGTTCATAAAAAAATTCAAGGGAAAAGCCCCAATAATGACATACGACGAGAGAAAGGCAATGCTTGAGTCAGTCAGCTATGTTGACAGGGTGATACCGAATTCAGGGGGCGAGGACAGCAAACCCGCAATCCTAAGCGTAATGCCTACATTCATAGTGATAGGCTCTGACTGGGCAAAAAAGGATTATTACAAGCAGATGAAATTCACGCAGAAATGGCTGGATGAACATGGCATAATACTTGTTTATGTGCCTTATACAGAAGGAATTTCAAGCACAGAGCTCAAAAGAAGGCTTACTGAATACATGAAGGAAAGTGATAGGAAGTGA
- a CDS encoding glycosyltransferase family 2 protein, protein MKAPSISVCIPVFNNRNSIRGSIKSILSQDYRDFEIIVSDNHSDDGTYEELKRIKDKRLRIFRNPKNIGWRLNSNKALSLAKGKYVVTLHADDYFRQGYFRKVVQIFEKNTAIGSIHFISNAEKAKYFGNKRLICADEYYSKIASLRMVPHPIKTAYRREAIINSEYYEKDYWTGEARLAMNIAEKGYPVYIEGETYVDMAKEKKWGDSQRTENVILMFENTYDFLKELTGDKKITKRDMNLLKESVIRAFLLLYRYYINRKEPELKKALADAGRKINKSDEFEKFRLKIFFGKIEVRIRILIKNTLTKLNISH, encoded by the coding sequence GTGAAGGCTCCTTCAATAAGCGTATGCATTCCTGTGTTCAACAACAGGAACAGCATAAGGGGCTCCATCAAAAGCATTCTGAGTCAGGATTACCGCGACTTTGAGATAATAGTTTCTGACAATCATTCTGATGACGGAACTTATGAGGAATTAAAGAGAATAAAGGACAAGAGACTAAGAATTTTCAGAAATCCCAAAAACATCGGCTGGCGGCTTAATTCAAACAAAGCGCTTTCCCTTGCAAAGGGAAAATATGTTGTAACACTTCACGCAGACGATTACTTCAGGCAGGGATATTTTAGGAAGGTTGTTCAGATATTTGAAAAAAATACTGCTATCGGCTCAATACATTTCATCTCAAATGCTGAGAAAGCGAAATACTTCGGAAATAAACGCCTGATTTGCGCGGATGAGTATTATTCTAAAATAGCAAGCCTTCGGATGGTGCCCCATCCGATAAAAACAGCATACCGAAGAGAGGCAATAATAAACAGCGAATACTATGAGAAAGACTATTGGACAGGAGAAGCGAGGCTTGCAATGAACATTGCGGAGAAGGGATATCCTGTTTACATAGAAGGGGAAACTTATGTTGACATGGCAAAAGAGAAAAAATGGGGGGACAGCCAGAGAACAGAAAATGTAATCCTTATGTTTGAGAACACTTATGATTTCCTGAAGGAGCTTACGGGGGACAAAAAAATAACAAAAAGGGACATGAATCTCCTGAAAGAAAGCGTGATAAGGGCATTTCTTCTTTTATACCGTTATTACATAAATAGGAAAGAGCCGGAATTAAAAAAGGCGCTCGCAGATGCGGGAAGGAAAATAAATAAGTCAGATGAATTTGAAAAATTCAGGCTTAAGATATTTTTTGGAAAAATAGAAGTTAGAATAAGAATCCTAATTAAAAATACGCTGACGAAATTAAATATTTCTCATTAA
- a CDS encoding radical SAM protein, with amino-acid sequence MIKKLKSIYTDLIGPIKPAKVISALFPFLKTYPDVIEIEITNFCNLHCIMCGSNYMKRKRGFISFGFYKKIIDDVSGKVKSVSLYSTGEPLLHKKLPEMIRYAKSRGIREVAISTNAMLLTEEIARKLISAGLDTMQVSVEGSTRKEYEMIRKGADFFKVRKNIRNFLSIRGKGKKPRIMINLLIHKDTNLTQFARTWRDFCDEIIVSEMQPITFFDEKTGRIVPVIPVGIGLCLKSKRIVGCNMPFVMAVVGYDGKVGMCCADFDLSLSMGDAKKESIIKIFNNSKYETARRNFLFKKFAGTQCEGCPSLYAGKDRNLILKSQEKIDGLMRNI; translated from the coding sequence ATGATAAAAAAACTTAAGAGCATTTACACAGATTTGATAGGTCCTATAAAGCCGGCAAAAGTCATTTCTGCACTTTTCCCTTTTTTGAAGACTTATCCTGATGTAATAGAAATTGAGATTACGAATTTTTGCAATCTCCATTGCATTATGTGTGGCTCAAATTACATGAAAAGGAAGCGCGGATTCATCTCTTTTGGATTTTACAAGAAAATCATAGATGATGTTTCCGGAAAGGTGAAAAGCGTGAGCCTTTACTCAACAGGCGAGCCTCTCCTTCACAAGAAGCTCCCAGAGATGATAAGATACGCAAAGTCAAGGGGGATAAGAGAGGTTGCAATAAGCACAAACGCAATGCTTTTGACTGAAGAAATTGCAAGAAAGCTCATTTCAGCAGGGCTTGACACAATGCAGGTTTCTGTTGAGGGCAGCACCAGGAAAGAATATGAAATGATAAGAAAAGGCGCTGATTTTTTCAAGGTTAGGAAAAACATCAGGAATTTCCTATCAATTAGGGGAAAAGGAAAAAAACCCAGGATTATGATAAATCTCCTGATTCACAAAGACACTAATCTTACGCAGTTTGCACGAACGTGGAGGGATTTCTGCGATGAGATTATTGTTTCTGAAATGCAGCCGATAACATTCTTTGATGAGAAAACAGGAAGGATAGTTCCTGTAATTCCCGTAGGAATAGGATTATGCCTCAAATCAAAAAGAATTGTCGGATGCAACATGCCTTTTGTGATGGCTGTTGTTGGCTATGACGGCAAGGTAGGAATGTGCTGCGCGGATTTTGACCTTTCTCTTTCAATGGGCGATGCTAAAAAGGAAAGCATCATTAAGATATTCAATAACAGCAAATATGAAACAGCAAGAAGGAATTTTCTCTTCAAAAAGTTCGCTGGAACGCAATGCGAGGGATGCCCCTCCCTTTATGCAGGAAAAGACCGAAATCTTATCCTTAAGTCACAGGAAAAAATAGATGGGTTAATGAGAAATATTTAA
- a CDS encoding Lrp/AsnC family transcriptional regulator, whose product MAKLDEKDCKILSLLQENCRMSLTEISHKISLSVDSTKKRIIRLMKDGIFFPKVQLRPRHFGFSNVVEVKIKLHDYTENEFRAFIEYLKSNPYVVEIITTSGQWNLSIVIIARDALDLGVKSDEIRKKFSRIINEWSESLTTAVYKFESYDMSKLVQNEEKIKKRK is encoded by the coding sequence ATGGCAAAGCTTGATGAAAAGGACTGCAAAATCCTTTCCCTCCTGCAGGAAAACTGCAGGATGTCCCTTACGGAAATTTCGCATAAGATAAGTCTTTCAGTGGATTCCACCAAGAAAAGAATAATCCGGCTTATGAAAGACGGGATTTTCTTTCCCAAGGTCCAGCTGAGACCCAGGCATTTCGGATTCAGCAATGTGGTTGAAGTAAAGATAAAGCTCCATGATTACACTGAAAATGAGTTCAGGGCTTTCATAGAATATCTCAAGTCAAATCCTTATGTGGTTGAAATTATCACAACATCCGGGCAGTGGAACCTTTCCATAGTAATTATCGCAAGGGACGCCCTTGATTTGGGGGTAAAAAGCGATGAAATCAGGAAGAAATTCAGCAGGATAATCAATGAGTGGTCTGAATCCCTCACAACTGCGGTTTACAAGTTTGAATCTTATGACATGAGTAAATTAGTGCAAAATGAAGAAAAAATAAAAAAGAGGAAATAA
- a CDS encoding SDR family oxidoreductase, whose translation MIDYLKKFRLDCKIVAVTGGLGLLGKEVSIAMAQAGAKVLVLDINREKGLTFEKENKNKKLDINFIDFDISDVKKLSENIKNIFSKYGKIDVWINAAYPRTEDWKEDKEYTNEKSWIENLNIHLNSFCISTREIAELMKENKIRGSIINFGSIYGVVAPDFGIYEGTSMTNKAAYSAIKGGIINFSRYAASYYGKDSIRVNALCPGGIFDNQNPIFVKNYEKRTPLRRMGKSEEIASAALFLASEAASYITGTTFMVDGGWTCI comes from the coding sequence ATGATAGATTATCTAAAGAAATTTAGGTTAGACTGTAAAATCGTTGCTGTGACAGGCGGATTAGGGCTTTTGGGAAAGGAAGTTTCCATTGCAATGGCACAGGCAGGGGCAAAAGTTCTTGTTTTGGATATCAATCGTGAAAAGGGATTGACTTTTGAAAAAGAGAACAAAAATAAAAAATTGGACATTAATTTCATAGACTTTGATATAAGCGATGTAAAAAAATTATCTGAAAACATAAAAAATATCTTTTCAAAATATGGTAAGATAGATGTGTGGATAAATGCTGCATATCCACGCACTGAAGATTGGAAAGAAGATAAGGAATACACAAATGAAAAATCATGGATAGAGAATCTGAACATACATTTGAATTCTTTTTGCATTAGCACTAGAGAGATTGCAGAACTGATGAAGGAAAACAAGATTAGAGGCAGCATAATTAATTTCGGTTCAATATATGGTGTTGTAGCTCCAGATTTTGGGATTTATGAAGGAACAAGTATGACTAATAAGGCAGCATACTCTGCAATAAAAGGTGGAATTATTAATTTTTCAAGATACGCTGCTTCCTATTATGGCAAAGACAGTATTAGAGTGAATGCTCTTTGTCCGGGAGGAATTTTTGACAATCAAAATCCTATTTTTGTGAAAAATTATGAGAAAAGAACTCCTCTTCGTAGGATGGGGAAATCTGAAGAAATAGCATCGGCTGCTTTATTTTTAGCATCTGAAGCAGCTTCTTATATAACTGGAACTACCTTTATGGTTGATGGCGGTTGGACTTGCATATAA
- a CDS encoding Gfo/Idh/MocA family oxidoreductase — protein sequence MKIIFFGLGSIGTRHARLLKENFNHELYAFRYNKDSKENMLGIKEIFSFEELDEIKPDVAFITNPTYKHMECALQCAKRGMNLFIEKPLSNTQEGLKEFKQIVKEKKIKTYLAYNMRFNQLIKWLKENLQGKKPVHVSVYASSFLPNWRKNIDHLKNYSALKEQGGGIVLDLSHEIDYLYYLFGKIKKVKVNSKKISDVTVDSEDFADILLEFDSGMFGNVHLNFLSRLNRREIIIDLNDSTVTADLISNKITIYDDKGTNNINFNFERDDMYLSELKYFFEHMRTKKTMNDINESLRIFNIIMKIKNEVKL from the coding sequence ATGAAGATAATATTTTTCGGTCTTGGTTCAATAGGAACAAGACACGCCAGGCTTCTCAAGGAAAACTTCAATCACGAATTATATGCATTTCGTTATAATAAAGATTCTAAAGAGAATATGCTGGGCATAAAAGAGATTTTCAGTTTTGAGGAACTGGATGAAATAAAACCTGACGTGGCATTTATTACGAATCCAACATATAAGCATATGGAATGTGCTTTACAGTGTGCAAAGAGAGGCATGAACCTTTTCATTGAAAAACCACTTTCTAATACGCAAGAAGGTCTGAAAGAATTTAAACAAATTGTCAAAGAAAAGAAGATAAAAACTTATTTGGCTTATAATATGCGCTTTAATCAATTGATAAAATGGTTGAAAGAGAATTTGCAAGGCAAAAAACCAGTTCACGTTAGTGTATACGCATCCTCTTTTCTTCCAAATTGGAGAAAAAATATTGATCACTTGAAAAATTACAGCGCTCTCAAAGAGCAAGGAGGCGGCATAGTATTGGACTTGTCGCATGAGATTGATTATTTATATTATTTGTTCGGAAAAATTAAAAAAGTAAAAGTAAATTCAAAAAAAATAAGTGATGTTACTGTGGATTCTGAAGACTTTGCAGACATTCTCTTAGAATTTGACAGCGGAATGTTTGGAAATGTTCATTTAAATTTCCTGAGCAGATTAAACAGGAGAGAAATAATTATTGATTTAAATGATTCAACAGTAACTGCGGATTTGATAAGCAATAAAATTACAATTTACGACGATAAGGGAACAAACAATATTAATTTTAATTTTGAAAGAGATGATATGTATTTGAGCGAGCTTAAATATTTCTTTGAGCACATGAGAACTAAGAAAACGATGAATGATATTAACGAAAGTTTGCGCATTTTTAATATAATAATGAAAATAAAAAATGAGGTGAAATTATGA